The nucleotide sequence TAGAGAGAATTCTTTAATATTTGAAAAATAGTAATTTCTGAGAATGTTTTATTTTAAAAGGACTTTATAAGGGATTATCAATATTAATGACCCAATATCGTAATTTTCAAAATAATTTTAATAGATAATTTAAAATTAATATTCATAAAATTTTATAAATCCTAATTTGTGATACCATGAACTGGATTGAGAAATATATAGAAATATTACAATGTCCTTACTGCAGAGGAGATTTATATTTAGATAAGGATAAAAATAAGTTGATATGTAAAAAATGTGGTAAAGTTTATGATATAATCGATGGAATCCCTATATTATTAAGATACTGAGGGATAGGATGAGGTTGTTTTTAGCAATTGATATCCCAGAAGAGATAAAAGAAGAGATTGCCAAATTTCAAGAGCAATTTAAAATGAAAGGGATAAAGTTGGTAGAAAAAGAGAATTTACATATAACAGTTAAATTTTTAGGAGAAGTTGATGAAGAAAAATTAAAAGAAATATTGGATTTGGACTTATCAATTGAGCCAATAAAAATAAAATTAAAACATATCGGAACATTCCCAAACTCCAATTATGTTAGAGTCATCTGGATTGGAGCTTACAACGAAAACCTTATAGAGATTTTTAAAGAAGTTGATAAAAAACTATCAAACTTAGGATTTAAAAGAGAAAGAGAATATGTTCCTCATTTAACAATAGGAAGAGTTAAATTCATAGATAACAAGAAAAAACTAAAAGATAGAATTGAGAAATACAAAGATATTGACTTTGGAGAGTTTGAAGCAAAACACATAAAGCTTTATAAATCAACTTTAACACCTAACGGCCCTATATATGAAGTTATAAAAGAGTGGTAGCAATGAATGAAAATCAGCAAAAAATACACTATATTGTTAATTTATTAACGGATGGGAATAAAAAGAAATGGGTTAAACAAACAGTTTTATTTGC is from Methanocaldococcus bathoardescens and encodes:
- the thpR gene encoding RNA 2',3'-cyclic phosphodiesterase, which translates into the protein MRLFLAIDIPEEIKEEIAKFQEQFKMKGIKLVEKENLHITVKFLGEVDEEKLKEILDLDLSIEPIKIKLKHIGTFPNSNYVRVIWIGAYNENLIEIFKEVDKKLSNLGFKREREYVPHLTIGRVKFIDNKKKLKDRIEKYKDIDFGEFEAKHIKLYKSTLTPNGPIYEVIKEW
- a CDS encoding Trm112 family protein — protein: MNWIEKYIEILQCPYCRGDLYLDKDKNKLICKKCGKVYDIIDGIPILLRY